One Aegilops tauschii subsp. strangulata cultivar AL8/78 chromosome 2, Aet v6.0, whole genome shotgun sequence genomic window, CCCACTAAGCACCAGTTCCTCTCTAAAAGAAACTAGCAGTCCAGTATGTTTGGCTTTACATCTATTTTTGTATTTTAGTAAAAAGAAAAAGGAACCAAAGATATTCTGCCTAACTCGAGATAGATGGTTGTAGAAACGCAAACAAAGCCAGAATTTCTTTCATCAGGAGGTTTCTGTTTTCAGCAGTCTCGACCATCTGGCGCCTCCTCTCGGATCAAACTTCATGCAATAACCAGCAGGGTCCTCCCTTGGTATGGAACCCAATCATAAACCAACTCGTGGTTGCGTTCTCGAATTAAGCTTGATTTCATTCCACTTGTGACCTGCTGAAGGAATGATCATAAATATTTGCCCAAACCAACGTCTAAGCCTCCTTTTCCTGGTCGCCCAAGTAGCTTTGCTATGTTAACTGAAACTCTCTGTTCACATTCTCCAACTTCTACAGCGAAAGCACCATGCATCCCTTGATCATGTAAATAGGAGGTTTCGCCCAAGCTTGTGAAGGAACAGTAGCAGCTGCCTTTCATAATTCTCAGTGTAGTAGGTGCTACTTACGGGTTACGGGTCGGCATCGTAGGGAGCACAGCTACCTTGCTGCGACGGAACAAGCAGGATTGGCTTTCCACGCTTCTTGAACTCAAAGACTGCAGGAAAGATAGTGCTCGACAATTGCAGGTTGCCCATCAGGTCTAGTCGCGTCAAGTTACCTACAAAATACCCACTGGTTATTGGCTACTCTCCTTGGTGCATGCCCATTAGGTTAGGCCTTGAACATAGTTAAGGAAAATACGAAGAAGCGTGCTTCTTACATGTTGTTTGCTTCAATGCATTACAAATCACTTCCAACGATTCAGGAGGTAGAAGGTTAGATCCTGCATTGACTGATATAAGGTTCGGCGCTTGCAGTATCAGCCTGGAAACGAAGTGCGCAGTACCCATCCCACCGCGGTTCTTACTGCAACATGAAATTTGAAGTGGGTAAGGAAACTTGCACATCAAGCATGCATCATTGAGACTCGGGCAGAGTTTATTTCTACCTGATGTTGATGTGGGAGAGATTTACTTTCCTTGGCAATGCTTCCTCAAGTATTTGGAAGCCTATTGGTCCTAGGCCGATGTCTTCAACATTTAGCTCCCTTACATGTGAACCCAGGAATTTCACTAATGTAGCTGCCACAGAACTGCAAATTCATCTCTGTTCAGAATGTGACCCAAGCTAAAGAAACAACAGAAACTCTGCTCCGGGAGAAAGGACTTACCTCCCAAGATGATTATCTGCTATAGACAGCATATCAAGTGGTTTATTAATCGGTGCGAGGCACTCAAGAAGTTTAGTCACACCAATACTGGACAAATCGCAGTTCTCTGCTCTTAATTTCCGAATGGGATTCCCCCTTTGAAGAGCCAATTCAAAGAAAGGAATAAGGTATCTGCAATGTTTATGTGTAATCCTTAGTACTTATTGATAGAACACAACAGAGTCCACAAGGAAAAATTGTCTTGAAGTTGACCACAGGCATAAAGAACTATTATGCACTCATGATTGATGCAAATCTAGAGAAAACTGAAGACAAACAGACAAACTGAAGACTACCTGATACCCTCATCAGTGATTGGATTGTCACTTATATCTAAACTTCTCAAATTCGACATCTTTGCTAGAATATTGCATACAACCTCCATGTCACCCTCCTGCAAATTGTTTCCCCTGACATGACAAGTATTATGATATATTTTAATACACAAGCCATGCGGAACTTCAAAAGGGAAGTGGTGACAAAGGTTTCTAATTATGACGACTTGACGGGTGCTGAAAGAGAACAGGTAATACCTTAGGTTAAGAACAGTCAAGGAGCTCAAGGATGTATTTGACTTCAGTGCTGATGAGAAACTTGTAGAACTTCTGTCTACAGTAGAACGCCAGCCTGCAAGCTATAAAAGAGAGATTATTTGGGTCCAAAAGACATATATCAAAGAAGAAAAGGTTCTTGTGTGAACCCACGTTGTTTTCTGACAAGTCAAGCGTTTGTAAACCAGAGGAAGATTCAAGGAGAGTATGAATAATCATCTTAGCAAATGATGGCTGCATCTTAGCATCGTTAAATGACAGCAACTGCAGCGACCTGAACAATAGTTATAAGAATAAAACAGTGTTAATACGCACCCAATCTTTTTGGCAACCAGTTTGCTGCATATACCAATCTTAAATCCCAAACAACCGAATAGGTTGGAGATGCAGGCATGAGATTGCGAGGACAAAACTTCCTTTGAATGACAGGAtaaatatatgtgatttttttcACTTCTACATGTCGTTACTCGCTTATccttacctttctttttttacaTTCTAGTCTGTTCTACTGCTCTCTGCTTTAAGATGAATGAACTGCCGTGTATTGTCCACAGGTGTGACATGATACTCTGAATAAAATAATGCAAACTGTTTTTTCATGTAAAATAGGTAAAGTTCAACATGACTGAATCTGGCACTGCTTTTCATTTTCCGGTTGAACCCAGTCATATCAGGTTTTTGAACAGGACCTTGAACGGCCAAACTAGCTGTGCCTCCTATTCCACACAACCCTCAAAATGGTGTTAAATCTTCCCAGTGTTAGGAGAGAGTATTTACTTCAATAATGTATGTGAAGCATAAACTAACCAATACAACATGTGAACAATAGTAAATTATTGCTCTGTTGCAACGCACGGTTGCTCAAGCTTTGGAGGGGCGTAGATGGGTTTCCGACATCGAGGGTACTCTTACTGTGCAAGTATTAATTGAATGTATCTCCATTTATGGGACCTGGTAGCTGGTTTTACTCTGCAGCAGTACAGTCCTGATCAACACATTTGGAGGTTTACTCGGTCAGGTCATTATACAAGCAAATCAGGATACGAGCTATTTTTTTTCCTTGGCTCTATTAAGTTTGCACCATGCAAAAGAATTTGGAAACCCTGGGCTCCCCTACACTGCATTTTTTTTTGTGGCCTGCCATTAACAATCACTGCTGGACTGCGGATCGGCTCTCTAAGCATGGACATCCACACCCGGGTGCCTGCCCCTTGTGTGATCAAGCTGAAGAGACGATTCAACACCTGTTTGTCGCATGTGTCTTTGCTCGGCAAATCTGGGCACTCATCCTCCAAATGATTGGACTTGCTCTATCCGGCCGCAAGATTCGATCACGCGCCATTGTGGCAAACCTTTCTATGAGCTGCTTCTCCAACTGGTGGTACAGAGCTCCAGAGGGTGTTTGCTAAGGAGCGCAGAGAAGGGCATAATTCTAATATTGGTTGCTTTGTGCATCTGGAAACACAGGAATGACTATGTCTTTAGGTGCACAACCAAGGATTCCCGTAGTGCTACTTGAAGTTGCCAGTGAGAGTGCCCTTTGGTGCTTGGATGGGGCTGCTGCACTCCAGGTTTTGCTCCTAAGGTCGCTTACACTGGACATGTAGTCCGTTTTGTGTGAGTCGGCCACTGTATCTAAAGTGTCGCAAGCGTTTGCGCGTACCCTGGTCGTGTGTGGGTGTGTTTGGGGTGGAGATTGGATTTATTCCCTAACCCTCCCTTTTGCACTCCTTAATGAAATGACACAGCTCTCCTACGCATTCGAGAAAAAAAAATCCTTTTGAAAGTTAAAGATAATGATATATAATCTCTTAGTCGTAAACTGAAAGTTTTTCGGAATGTTTTGCAATTCCTGTAAATTATTTGAAATGTTGTCCCGAGTAGGAACAATCTGCAGATTTTTTTGCTATTGTGAACTTCTATGTTTTATATTGAACAACATTTTTACAAATTTGAACACCCATTCTTTATGTTCTGGGCCTGCTCCTGTATATTCTCGTGACAAATGCATAAAATGGCTAGATACATTTGTCCACCCTAAATTAGATTATGAAATCATGCCATAAAATGGCTGGAAAAATTAACCGAGCATCTAGTTAGAGTGACATTGTATAGAATAATGCAACAAGAATTGCTGGAAAAAAAGAATAATAAAGGAAGAAAAGGTTGGATTCCTCAAGCTATTCCCCAACATCTGTTTGAAAATAAAACCAAGGCAGAATAAGAGGGCATGCAACTTACTTTGCATATGACAGAAAATTTAGTAGACCAGCAGAGGTGGTTAGAGACTTGCTTTCAACAATGCGAGATGATTTAATACTAAAGGACTGGATCTTGTAGTTTTGGGATCCTGGCTGGCAAAGACTACTGCAAACTTTATCCATGGCTGCAGGATAAAGCTGGCAGTGGATAAATTCAAGAGATAATAGTGTCTTTGCATGGCAGCTCAGAAGCAGGCATACACCATTAACCTGTCAGTAGAAATTGAGAAGGGGCTTAAAATTGGAATATTCCTCGTTTGCTATCAGTTGACAAAACAGAGCAAAGCAACAATATGGGACATCATGCAGAAAAGGATACAACAAGTTTGTAGCTTATACGCTGCAAAACTCTCTTTTCTAGTCAGTTCTTTGTCATGCTTCTTAATAATGCTGCCTCAACCTTAACTTTCCCTATGTCTCTTATGGTACAGTTTACGAGACATAGAAACTTGAACTATTGAACATGATGTTACTTTTAACTGAGTTGCAGCCGTTGGCTCTGCATTTTTGTTTTCCTAAAGCTATTGCATGCACCAACAAACATAACCTCGCAGGCATAATATTACCTCAAGCTCTGATATGACTCTTACGAACACCAAAGTTTCTAGCCTGCTATGTTGCAACATGTCCTGAAAAACAACAGATTTCTAGCAGTCAATCATAACTGTCTTAAGTCTGAACTTTAAACGATGAATTCACAATGCATATGCAAACATATATAGCACAAACAACAACTTATTCTGGAATCTGACTATCTGAGTGCACATTTATTGTTGTATGGATGATGGAGAgatacacaaataacaaataccgACAAAATAACAGCAATACAGATGCACAATTGAAACAACACATGCTACAGACCGTAGATAATTAATCATAGACAGTGGAAAAATGAAGGAACGAGGTACTGCTTGAGCACTTACACAAACTTCAGCCGTGCAAAGCACATTTTGAAATCTCAAGCACCTGAAAATGAGGAAAATTTACTATAGTAAGAATTTAAGAAAATCCAATTTCTGCATAGCACTTGAGGGATGCTAGAAGCAACCTGATCTAACCTAGgttcatgttgtaattaaactggGAAAACTAACATTGCATAACCAGATTAGAGATCCCCCTGAGATTATTATCGATTTCTAACTACTGACGAGTGAGGGTTTCTTTAATTCACTATCACCAGGCAGTTCTCCATGAAAAGGTTAAATATGAGTTAAAGAGGAACTGGGTATATGACAAACAAATGACATATGATCGCACCTTGCATAAGATCCAAGTATGGTCCAATGATATGACAGTCTGGAATACTGTTGGGCTATGTTCTCACTGAGGTAAACGGAACTCATGATTTTATCTGCCATAGATTATAGTTAGACTTAAGATAATTTCAATCGCTACTGCAGGTGCAGTAATGCAGTTACAACTAACTACAAGCATAACATAAAGCTGTTATTGGCTAGAAAACAAATCAGCCCATGGCCTCATGTTGGTAAGATAGTTGTTTACTGTGATGAGTAAATAACCAAACAATGTCAGGCATAACAAATACTGAAGGAGGTGTGCTGAAAGAGGTTTTATATATTCACCTGACATGCTTAGCTCACCGATACGCCCACGAAATGAAGGAAGCAATGCAGCCTCTGCAGCTTCGTCCAAGCACCTGTGAAAGGGTAAAAAGAAGTGACAAAGTCAGTCCAGAATGGACAGATTAACGATTA contains:
- the LOC109770932 gene encoding uncharacterized protein, which encodes MAVVGAKAVPPTLLSLCLQAVAAHLTAEVAGAGRSGGRGAHFDGFVQEHEEEEEEDGGHLAPEQVAEALPWELLHQLASSLPPFALELLHHGAHARCCSSTSLKDRFGEADGNRRGTKRSRCEDFNTAWQALFESRWPLLDNTGHDDLVTVDWQQQYWEKHLQECLDEAAEAALLPSFRGRIGELSMSDKIMSSVYLSENIAQQYSRLSYHWTILGSYARCLRFQNVLCTAEVCDMLQHSRLETLVFVRVISELEVNGVCLLLSCHAKTLLSLEFIHCQLYPAAMDKVCSSLCQPGSQNYKIQSFSIKSSRIVESKSLTTSAGLLNFLSYAKSLQLLSFNDAKMQPSFAKMIIHTLLESSSGLQTLDLSENNLAGWRSTVDRSSTSFSSALKSNTSLSSLTVLNLRGNNLQEGDMEVVCNILAKMSNLRSLDISDNPITDEGIRYLIPFFELALQRGNPIRKLRAENCDLSSIGVTKLLECLAPINKPLDMLSIADNHLGSSVAATLVKFLGSHVRELNVEDIGLGPIGFQILEEALPRKVNLSHINISKNRGGMGTAHFVSRLILQAPNLISVNAGSNLLPPESLEVICNALKQTTCNLTRLDLMGNLQLSSTIFPAVFEFKKRGKPILLVPSQQGSCAPYDADP